In the genome of Eschrichtius robustus isolate mEscRob2 chromosome 12, mEscRob2.pri, whole genome shotgun sequence, one region contains:
- the RNF5 gene encoding E3 ubiquitin-protein ligase RNF5 isoform X2, which produces MSGDCSGSCGQCVWPPVLWLEARPERQECPVCKAGISREKVVPLYGRGSQKPRDPRLKTPPRPQGQRPTPESRGGFQPFGDTGGFHFSFGVGAFPFGFFTTVFNTHEPFRRGTGVDLGQGHPASSWQDSLFLFLAIFFFFWLLSI; this is translated from the exons ATGTCTGGAGACTGCTCGGGAAGCTGTGGTCAGTGTGTGTGGCCACCTGTACTG tggctGGAGGCACGGCCAGAGCGGCAAGAGTGCCCAGTGTGTAAAGCTGGGATCAGCAGAGAAAAGGTTGTCCCCCTTTACGGGCGAGGGAGCCAGAAGCCCCGGGATCCCAG ATTGAaaaccccaccccgcccccagggcCAGCGACCCACTCCAGAGAGCAGAGGG GGATTCCAGCCATTTGGTGATACTGGGGGCTTTCACTTCTCATTTGGTGTTGGTGCTTTTCCCTTTGGCTTTTTCACCACCGTCTTCAATACCCACGAGCCGTTCCGTCGGGGTACAG GTGTGGATCTGGGACAGGGTCACCCGGCCTCCAGCTGGCAGGATTCCCTCTTCCTGTTTCTCGccatcttcttctttttctggctgcTCAGTATTTGA
- the RNF5 gene encoding E3 ubiquitin-protein ligase RNF5 isoform X1, with translation MAAAEEEDGGPEGPNRERGGAGATFECNICLETAREAVVSVCGHLYCWPCLHQWLEARPERQECPVCKAGISREKVVPLYGRGSQKPRDPRLKTPPRPQGQRPTPESRGGFQPFGDTGGFHFSFGVGAFPFGFFTTVFNTHEPFRRGTGVDLGQGHPASSWQDSLFLFLAIFFFFWLLSI, from the exons ATGGCAGCAGCGGAGGAGGAGGACGGGGGCCCTGAAGGGCCAAACCGcgagcggggcggggcgggcgcgaCCTTCGAATGTAATATATGTCTGGAGACTGCTCGGGAAGCTGTGGTCAGTGTGTGTGGCCACCTGTACTG TTGGCCCTGTCTCCATCAG tggctGGAGGCACGGCCAGAGCGGCAAGAGTGCCCAGTGTGTAAAGCTGGGATCAGCAGAGAAAAGGTTGTCCCCCTTTACGGGCGAGGGAGCCAGAAGCCCCGGGATCCCAG ATTGAaaaccccaccccgcccccagggcCAGCGACCCACTCCAGAGAGCAGAGGG GGATTCCAGCCATTTGGTGATACTGGGGGCTTTCACTTCTCATTTGGTGTTGGTGCTTTTCCCTTTGGCTTTTTCACCACCGTCTTCAATACCCACGAGCCGTTCCGTCGGGGTACAG GTGTGGATCTGGGACAGGGTCACCCGGCCTCCAGCTGGCAGGATTCCCTCTTCCTGTTTCTCGccatcttcttctttttctggctgcTCAGTATTTGA